The segment GTTGTATGTGGAACAAAGTTGAATCCACCCTTATAAACTCCCTCAAAGTCCGGATGGTTATAATCAATTCCAGTGTCAAGCACGGCAACCTTGACGTTTTCACCTTCGTACCCCATGTCCCATACTGCTGGAACATCTAAATGATTAACACTTTCGATATAATTAGGTGCATTAGTATTTTCCGGATTGGAAAGGGCCTGAACCTCTAAATCCGGCTCTACGAGAACGACGCCTTCTAGTGCTGTTAGTTTTTCCACATCACTTTCTTTCAACGTCAATACCAAACCATTGATGGCAGAATCGAAAGTAAATCCTACCTTCGCTTTTATTCCTTTCTTGCTTAACTCTTTTTCAAACTTTTTATGTTGCGCGGCAACTTTATTCTTTACACCTTGTTCAGATGCTTTGGAAAAGCTCTTGCCTTGGAGCTTATTTATCCCCTTTACCATTGCCACTGGAAGCTCGTCCAATTGAACAATGACGGATATTTCCTTGTCGCCTTTCAAGTTTTTCAGATCGGCATGTAAGCTTGGACGGTTCGCAATCGCTGCTTTTTGTTGGGCAATATGATTCTTCATTTCGGATGCTGCTTCACTGCTTAATTGATCCTTCAGAGAGTTCGTTGACTGTGCTTGATTAGCTCCAACAGTAGGTGCAAATAACGAAAAGACTAGTAAAAAAATTAATAGACTACTGCATATTCTGCGAAAATACTTCTCTTTCTTCATTTCCGTTCCCCTTTTTTTTCTTTTTTTGTAAAACAAATCGAGCTAATCCCCCCTAAATATGTATATTCTGCAAAATAACCAGGCGGAATAATCAGAATTACCTGGTAATTTAGACTATAATATATGTAATAGGCATTAGATAGCATTTTTGTTCTACAAAGTTTTCAGGAAATGTCGGAATATGGGGTTGGTTAAGGGCACTTTGAACATGATATGAATTTGCAAAGGGTTATCAGATTTTGACTAATACTTCTTTCTATAACACAAATAAAGAAGCATGGAATCTTCCACATGCTTCATCTATATTTCCAATATTTATTCGGGTTTAAATGTTTTACAATCTATTTCATGACTTGTCTCCGCTTCTTTTCCTTTGTTGCTGGCTACGTAAATTTGAGGAGCTCCGCATTTGTTTCCTGATTTGTTATATACACAGTTGTTTACTTCACATAGAACATCCTGTGCCATAAGTTTAGTCACCTCCTTGTAACTATTTAATTATTTATTTACTACCCTTTTTTTCTATTAAATAACATGGAAAAAGAGAAGGAAGCGCTCCTAACGACATTCCCACCTCCCAATATGCCTTATGCAAGATACTGCTTACAACCACGAAAAGAATTCCATGTCCTATTCTTTTTAGAAGAGTTGTCCACTATTTTGGGGCCAGGGTTGGTGCTGGTTGGAATAATTGGGCTCATTTTTAAACTCTTCCCTTGCCTCATGACAAATAAAACTTATCTGCTGCTAGGAAATCCTCCAAACCAACTTATCATGACACTGGCTCTACAAACCCATCACTATCTCAATATACCTTGCAAAATTAGTCGATATTTATCCTAACCCTCTCATCCCTAATTTAAAGCGACAAAAAAGTTTTTTATTCAAACGTTTGATTGAATTTTATTATATGATGATATTGTGAATAATCTTCATGAGGGCAGACAGGAAAACCTAATGTTAAATACGAAAAAATACAGGTAATGACTTAAAGAAGGGGACAAAGAGATCGGATAAAAGGAAGGTTAAAGAGGAGAATAGAGCGGAAATCCAAAGGGAAAAAGTTAGATAGTGCAAGAGTCTAGGCTCTAGAAAAAATAACCCGAGGTTAATGTGCATTAACCTCGGGTTATCGGTAACATTATCATAGATTCAGAGAAAAAGTGGACTTCATCCTTGTCCCATCAGCCTGCCGAGTATACCTACAAACTGGAAATCCACTACACCCATAAAAAGATCCATATTTACCTTTTTTGATAGTAAGCTGCCCACCACATTTCGGGCATAATTCAGCTATGGCTTGGTTAAGAGTCTGTTTCTTGACTATCGGGTTTGTAGCCGCCGTTTTCTTTTCCTTTTGCTTATCCTTTATCGATTTCACATGTTGCTTATGTACCATTTTCTTTTGCTTTCCATCCTGAATGACCAATTGCTCTAAGGCTTTATTGATTCCTCGCAACTCCACCTCACTTATTTGACGATTTAACGACTCCCTTATGACCTTGTTTAGTTGCGGGATTTGGATAATCCTTGCAGAGCTGAAATCGTCTTCAAATTTCAACGTGGACCTGGTGGAGAAAGCAATGATAGATTGGTAGTTATAGTGCTCTCCAAGGTAACTCTTTAAAGCCTGGATATGCCCATAGTTCTGCCAAATAGGATTCAAAAATTTCTCTTTTCGCTTATAGATCACCTGCGTCCAGTTGCGGTGGTTTTCCTTCCCGAAGATCCATCCATCATAATGCTTTGTCTCAATAACAAAGATTCCAGTCGGAGAAGTCACCACATGATCTACTTGAGATGTACCACCATTTACACTTGGTACATATAAATCATGATACACAGTGAATAATGGTCCCAGTTTCTCTAACTCCTTGTTCACAGCCCTCTCCCCAACAGCCCCTTTTATCCTGGAATAGTTAGCTTTTAAATAAAGCATTCCTGCAAAAATTAGAAAAGGTACAACGATAGGAACTAAAAAATACAACACTGGTAATAAAATTATGCTACCTACAAAAATAACTACGACTTTCTGGAGATTGGACAAAGTGACACCTCCCTTTCTGAGTCATAGGGACAGGCACCGCGGCCCACGGAGGGTGGGGCGGCGTTCCTGAGCCCTCAACCCTCCTCTTCATTCTCTTCCTCTTCGTACCATTCATCATCTTCATTTTCTAAACTCTCATCATATTCATAGTCCCACTCACTTTCCTCGTACTCCACCTGTTCCTCATCGTACAAGTACCAGTCACTTTCCTCGTATTCATAATCTTCGTCTTCCTCATAATACCAATAGTCATCCTCATACTCGGCATCTTCCTCATAGTAGTCGTAGTACCAGTAGTCCGTTTCTTCGTCATAGTAGTATCCTTCGTCGATGTACCAATCGTAGAGCCAGTCGTTGTCATATTCCCAGTATTCATAGTAGGAAGAATCGTCGGAGTAATAGCCCCCATTGAAGTAGCCGTATTCAAACAACTCCCACAGGTAGTCGTAATAATAAATTCCATCAGCATAATAAAATAATGAAGCAATTTCTTGGTCGGACATTGGATTTTGGATCCATGCTTCTATTAGCTCTACAATCGTGTAGATGGGAATGCTAAACCCAATATTGGTATCTCTCGTGTCCTCAGCGGAATTGATGGCAATGATTTTGGCCGTTTTTTGGGATAATAATGGACCGCCACTGCTTCCTGGAGAGATTGGTGCAGAGATTTGGTAAAGGTCTTCATAGATGAAATTATCAATGTAAAAATCTCTGTTTGTCCCGGTTATATAGCCCATAGTTGCGGTATTCTCCAGTCCAAGAGGGCTCCCCAGGGCGATGATTTCTTCACCAATAACGGTGGTATCTTCTGTTTCCATTTTTATTGGGATTCTGTTGGTGAAATCCGGGACGGACAGAATAGCCACATCAATCTCATTTGAATATCCTATTACTTTTCCTTGATGCTCTGTGCCCTGTATGGTGCGAACAACTACATTCACACTTCCTTCCACAACATGGGCATTTGTCACCACAATACCTTCCTTATTGTATAAGAAACCAGACCCCTGACTTTTATCAGTAAAAATGGTGTAGACTTGCTGCTGGGCCTCCGCGATGATATCCGTGAGCTCTTTGACTTTCTCTGCCTTTGGTTCCTCTATTTTCACCACAGGCTGCACTGGTTGCTGCTTTTCTTCCTCGTGTTTCACCACTTCTTTTGCTTGCTGTGTCTGTGTAATCTGCGTCTGTATGGGTGCCTGCTTGCTTTCCAATATGTTCGTAATCTTTATAAAGACCAGTCCGCTTACCGTGAAAAATAGAAGAAGCACCATTGTAAAAATCAAATAAAGCTTCCAGTTACTCTTCCCTGTTCCACATCCACTACAGAACCAATTACCCTTTTGTTTTTCTATGCCGCATTTTGGACAGTACATAAAGTCCCCCCTCGAACTGTTTAGTAAAGATAAAAAGGAATAATATAACATTATTATACTCCTAAAATCCTATCCGAAAGGATAATTTTATAAATTTTGTAGTTTTAGGGGGTAAGGAGCCAGGAAGCTTGACCCGTTCTCCTTTACTCAAACTTGAGGGATTATAAATACAGGTTTATTGGAATTTTATGTCAAAATTAGGGGAGTTAACTTATGTTAAGTCATTCAATTCGAGGTGATTTTATGTTTTATTGGGTTTTATGTATATCCATGATACTCTATATTCTGGGTTTTATCATAAACAAACAGCATAAACAATTATTCTCCAGCACTTCTATCCACATGAGATGGTGGTTTAGCTCTTCAACCATTGTATCTTTAGGCATCTGTATCGAACAATTATCAAATGGTGTCCAAAATATAAAGGTGTTGGTTTTTGGCTCCATTTCTTCCCTTTTATTTCTAATAATCTCTTGGGTTACAAAAGATGACTTACCTCGCTAAAATATTGGTAAAAGGTTCAAGGGTTCTTGTTCCTTCAACCTATAAAATATTTTAAAGCGAAGACAGCTCAGCGCTCCTGTCACCACAACTCCCTTCTACCAGTTATCAATTGCTTCTTGAAAATTGTTCTCAAATTGGCAAGGCGGTTAAAACTTAAGCCCTTCCATCTCTTTATCTCCACCTTTAATACTTACAAACTTTCTAGTAGAGTTTTATAAAAATAATTACAGGCTTCTTCTTCAGTACTAAATCTCTTTATTTGTGACCTCAGACCTCTTTCACTATAATATACTTCCCATGTATTTTGACTTTTGTTTAAACAAAAAGCTTCATTAGGTAATCCCCCATTTAAATTGTATAAATCACTAGGAACATTTTCATTAATTAAGGTTTGCTGTAATTCTTGTTTATTCATATTATTCATCTCTCCCCTTATACCAAAAACGGATTGACATGCCTACACATACAACTTCCTTCTGAAAAAAACCTTGGCTGCTTAAGCTAACCAAGGTCTTTAAGGTAATTTCCCTTAACTTCTTCAAACCACAAATCAAAAATATCATCTGGCAGTAGTTCGGAGTCAGTCGAATAAACTAATTCGTATTTATATTTTCCTTTTAGGCTATTTTGTTTTACATTATAATGTAATTTCATTTCTGTTGGCATATCTTTATTGAACTCTTCACATTTCTTATGAATCAGCTTTAGATTTTCATTACCTATTCTAAGTGCTGCCTTTTGCCTATCTCTCGAAACATCATAAGCTTGATTATCTGATTCTTTTACAATCTTGTTTAACTGATGTTTATGAACTACTGCTCCTTTGATTTTATAAAAAAAGTCAAAAACATACATTTTAGGTTCATATGAACAATAAATAAAAATTTCATCTGCTTTATTTTCTACGTACTCTAAACAAATAGCCACCATGTCTGCTTGTAATTCTGAAAAATAATCCTCAAATACCTTCATTTAATCACCCCTAATTCTCTAAACTTATAAACCTCATACGTCCATCTATTTCATACTCTATATCAAAGCTACTTGGTCTTAAACTTTTTCCTTCGTAATTAATTTTAACATTAACTGAAACATCTTTTCCTTCTACTATTGCATTAGCCCATTGATTTTCTAGTTTTTTGTATTTACTCAAATTAACACTACTTGATTGAGAAACTAGATTATCTAAATCTGGAGAGCCTCCAAATCTATCACCCGCTAGGTGCCCTGCATGATCACCAGGTTCTTTACCAGGTGTGTTTGATTTATGTGGCAATCTAAATTCACGTTCTGTTAATTTTAAATCATCCGCATTAAATTCTTTAATCCTTCCAATGTCATCCGTCTTGTATTTATAATCATATTCACCCGCTTGGTAGGTAGTATTTGGTTTTAGATCCCCTGTTTTACTTATATGTTTTTTATCCTTACCCTTACTACCTTTACCTGCTAAAGCTTCTATCCTAGAAATGATATTTATATTTACTCCATTAACCTTTTCATAAATAGCAAAACTGTTCATAGCATTCGACGGCACACCTGCCATGGCTGGTGCCATCTTACTGTTCGGGAGCATACCACCCATCAACTCACGCACCCGCTCCAAACCAGCTGTAGAAGAACGCGGCACTGAACTCAACGCTTTTGCCTGCTGATCTTTCAGCTTGATATTGAGGTCTGCTTCCACTCGGCTACCAAGTCTTCCAACGGTACCACCCACTCTTGAGATCCCTTTGTCTCCAACAACGGCTGTTCCGATAATAGCGGTCGAGTAACCTAGCCATTCGCCTCGGCTATTCGCATCTCCGTGGATGACGGATTCTTTGAAGGAGTTGTAGAGTTCGTGGCCGATTTCTAGCAATATAGCTGGATCAGAGACTACAGCTTCTAAAAGCTCAATCGTTTCTTTCAACACTTGGTCAGGCTCTGTCACGAGACGTTTGAGACCGTCCCAAGTGTCTGAAACTGCGTCAATGGCTCCTGTTCCAAAACCGTTGGTGAAGTCCCAGAATACTTCCCCGGCTGTTTTCTTCTTCGGCTCCGGCCGCGCACAACTCGGGTTAGCCCACTGATCAAACGACGCCGCATACCCAACCGAATAAAACACCCCAAGCTCCGGATAATGCTCACTATTCCACCGCTGCTTGACGGTCTCGTTATACAACCTCGTCTGCAACTTTCCATAAGCCTCAAGGTCCTGAAGAATTACCGGTGAAAAGGTGGACAACTTAATCTTACCAGATGCAAACTGCTGGCTCATTTCCTCTATGTAACTCTGTATCAGAGATAAGTCCTCCATTAAGGACGTAAAAGACTGGGTTTGTTGGTAATCAAACTGGTGCAGCTTGTCCACGGTTTGTCTGGCCGATTGTTTGGCTTGCTGGAAGCCTTCGTGGAAATGGTGATCCTGCAGCCTTGGGAGGTACACGATGTCACCGACTCGACTGAGCTGGGAATTTGTCTCACCTGTCAGTTCTGCCACCATTCGGTTGATTTGATTCAATCCGTCCTCTAGTTCACTTGTCAGGAACCTCTCATCTATTAACCCGCGCGCATTTCCTTCTAGCCCATCCAACTCATATTGCAACTGGTTAAGCTTAGTTTGAAAGTTTGCGAGGAACGTTTGGAAGAATTGAAGAAATGGGAGATGTGCATATTCATAGAATCGCCTGATTGCGCTGGCACCCTTGCCACGAAAGGAATCCTTTGATGCAACAAAGGATCGAATCCCATTCTCCACGCCACTTAGCTGCTTTTCCA is part of the Sutcliffiella sp. FSL R7-0096 genome and harbors:
- a CDS encoding DUF1540 domain-containing protein, with product MAQDVLCEVNNCVYNKSGNKCGAPQIYVASNKGKEAETSHEIDCKTFKPE
- a CDS encoding trypsin-like peptidase domain-containing protein, which encodes MYCPKCGIEKQKGNWFCSGCGTGKSNWKLYLIFTMVLLLFFTVSGLVFIKITNILESKQAPIQTQITQTQQAKEVVKHEEEKQQPVQPVVKIEEPKAEKVKELTDIIAEAQQQVYTIFTDKSQGSGFLYNKEGIVVTNAHVVEGSVNVVVRTIQGTEHQGKVIGYSNEIDVAILSVPDFTNRIPIKMETEDTTVIGEEIIALGSPLGLENTATMGYITGTNRDFYIDNFIYEDLYQISAPISPGSSGGPLLSQKTAKIIAINSAEDTRDTNIGFSIPIYTIVELIEAWIQNPMSDQEIASLFYYADGIYYYDYLWELFEYGYFNGGYYSDDSSYYEYWEYDNDWLYDWYIDEGYYYDEETDYWYYDYYEEDAEYEDDYWYYEEDEDYEYEESDWYLYDEEQVEYEESEWDYEYDESLENEDDEWYEEEENEEEG
- a CDS encoding DUF600 domain-containing protein, coding for MKVFEDYFSELQADMVAICLEYVENKADEIFIYCSYEPKMYVFDFFYKIKGAVVHKHQLNKIVKESDNQAYDVSRDRQKAALRIGNENLKLIHKKCEEFNKDMPTEMKLHYNVKQNSLKGKYKYELVYSTDSELLPDDIFDLWFEEVKGNYLKDLG
- a CDS encoding T7SS effector LXG polymorphic toxin — translated: MKVLDVSSLHEGIKGMNRKLSELEKQLSGVENGIRSFVASKDSFRGKGASAIRRFYEYAHLPFLQFFQTFLANFQTKLNQLQYELDGLEGNARGLIDERFLTSELEDGLNQINRMVAELTGETNSQLSRVGDIVYLPRLQDHHFHEGFQQAKQSARQTVDKLHQFDYQQTQSFTSLMEDLSLIQSYIEEMSQQFASGKIKLSTFSPVILQDLEAYGKLQTRLYNETVKQRWNSEHYPELGVFYSVGYAASFDQWANPSCARPEPKKKTAGEVFWDFTNGFGTGAIDAVSDTWDGLKRLVTEPDQVLKETIELLEAVVSDPAILLEIGHELYNSFKESVIHGDANSRGEWLGYSTAIIGTAVVGDKGISRVGGTVGRLGSRVEADLNIKLKDQQAKALSSVPRSSTAGLERVRELMGGMLPNSKMAPAMAGVPSNAMNSFAIYEKVNGVNINIISRIEALAGKGSKGKDKKHISKTGDLKPNTTYQAGEYDYKYKTDDIGRIKEFNADDLKLTEREFRLPHKSNTPGKEPGDHAGHLAGDRFGGSPDLDNLVSQSSSVNLSKYKKLENQWANAIVEGKDVSVNVKINYEGKSLRPSSFDIEYEIDGRMRFISLEN
- a CDS encoding NERD domain-containing protein, with the translated sequence MSNLQKVVVIFVGSIILLPVLYFLVPIVVPFLIFAGMLYLKANYSRIKGAVGERAVNKELEKLGPLFTVYHDLYVPSVNGGTSQVDHVVTSPTGIFVIETKHYDGWIFGKENHRNWTQVIYKRKEKFLNPIWQNYGHIQALKSYLGEHYNYQSIIAFSTRSTLKFEDDFSSARIIQIPQLNKVIRESLNRQISEVELRGINKALEQLVIQDGKQKKMVHKQHVKSIKDKQKEKKTAATNPIVKKQTLNQAIAELCPKCGGQLTIKKGKYGSFYGCSGFPVCRYTRQADGTRMKSTFSLNL